The Triticum aestivum cultivar Chinese Spring chromosome 4B, IWGSC CS RefSeq v2.1, whole genome shotgun sequence sequence tattattcatgctagaattgtattaaccgaaaacataatacatgtgtgaatacatagaaaatataatgtcactagtatgcctctactagactagctcgttaatcaaagatggttaagctttcctaaccatagacatgagttgtcatttgatagacgggatcacatcattaggagaatgatgtgatgacttgacccattctgttagcttagcacttgatcgttttagtttactgctattgctttcttcatatcttatacatgttcctatgactatgagattatgcaactctcgattaccggaggaacactttgtgtgctaccaaacgtcacaatgtaattgggtgattataaaggtgctctataggtgtttccgatggtacttgttgagttggcatagatcgagattaggatttgtcactctgattgtgggagaggtatctctaggccctctcggtaatgcatatcactataagccttgcaagcaatgtgattaatgagttagttgcaagatgatgcattacggaacgagtaaagagacttgccgataacgagattgagctaggtattgagataccgatgatcgaatctcgggcaagtaacataccgatgacaaagggaacaacgtatgttgttatgcggtttgaccgataaagatcttcgtagaatatgtaggagccaatatgagcatccaggttccgctattggttattgaccagagacgtgtctcggtcatgtctacatagttctcgaacccgtagggtccgcatgcttaacgttcagtgacgatcggtaatatgagtttatgtgtttttgatgtaccgaatgtagttcggagtccctgatgagatcggggacatgatgaggagtctcaaaatggtcgagacgtaaagatcgatatattggacgactatattcggacattggaaaggttccgagtgattcgggtatttagtTGAGTACgagagagttacaggaattcgtcggggagtgtatggcccttattgggccttagtggaatagaggaggaggaagcctaggagggggcgcgccctcccaagcccaatcctaattgggtGAGGGGgcggggccccctttccttcttctctccctcctctttcctacctctcctactccaacttggaagggggggaatcctactcccggtgggagtaggactcccctatggcgcgcccaagagagggctggccctccccctcctctactcctttatatatgggggagggggcaacccatagatacacaagttgatcattgatctttagccgtgtgaggtgccccctccaccataatccaccttggtcatatcgtagcggtgcttaggtaaagccctgcgttggtagcttcatcaacaccgtcatcacaccgtcgtgctgacgaaactctccctcaaagctctactggatcatgagttcatgggacgtcaccgagttgaacgtgtgcagatcacggaggtgtcgtacgttcggtacttggatcggtcgatcatgaagacgtacgattacatcaaccgtgttatcataacgcttccgcttacggtctacgagggtacgtggacgacactctcccctctcgttgctatgcatcaccatgatcttgcgtgtgcgtaggattttttttgaaattactgcgttccctaacaatgctcccctcggagccccctctggtacttctttggcccaacaggtgtcttctggtccagaaaaatcaccaaaaagtttcactgcgtttggacttcatttggtattgattttctacgaagtaaaaaacaagcaaaaaacctcaactggcactgggcactatgtcaataggttagtcccaaaaaatgatataaatttgctataaaatgattgtaaaacatccaagaatgataatataacaacatggaagaatgaaaaattatagatatgttggagacgtatcacttatcaATCTTGTATACCTGATTCCCTGACCCCGTCTCCTGAGCCCTTCTCTTGCATCCAACAATTCTACAACTCTCAGGGTGAGTGTCTCACACAATTACGCtcttagtgttggggaacatagtaatttcaaaaatttcctactcacacgcaagatcatggtgatgcatagcaacgagaggggagagtttgtccacgtaccctcgtagaccgaaagcgaaagcgttatgaaaacgcggttgatgtagtcgtacgtcctcacgatccgaccgatccaagtaccgaacgtacggcacctccgagttcagcacattttcagctcgatgacgaaccccggactctgatccagcagggtgtcggggatgagttccgtcagcacgacggcgttgtgacgatgatgatgttctaccgacgcagggcttcgcctaagcaccgcaatgatatgaccgaggtggaatatggtggaggggggcaccgcacacggctaaggaacgatcacgaagatcaacttgtgtgtctatgggcccctgcccccgtatataaaggagcaagggaggaggaggccggccctaggaggaggcgcaccaagtgtggagtcctactaggactccctagtcctagtaggattccacctcccatatggaataggaaaagaggaagggaaaaggagaaggaaggaagggggcgccccccttccctagtccaattcggaccagaccaaggggaggggtgcggccacccttgaggcccttttccttctttcccgtatggcccaataaggcccaatacgtattcccgtaactctccggtactccgaaaaatacccgaatcactcggaacctttccgatccgaatatagtcgtccaatatatcgatctttatgtctcgaccatttcgagactcctcattatgtccccgatctcatccgggactccgaactccttcggtacatcaaaaatcataaactcataatataactgtcatcgaaaccttaagcgtgcagaccctacgggtttgagaactatgtagacatgaccgagacacgtttccggtcaataaccaatagcggaacctggatgctcatattggctcccacatattctacgaagatctttatcggtcaaaccgcataacaacatacgctgttccctttgtcatcggtatgttacttgcccgagattcgatcgtcggtatccaatacctagttcaatcttgttaccgacaagtctctttactcgtttcgtaatacatcatcttgcaactaactcattagtcacattgcttgcaaggcttatagtgatgtgcattaccgagagggcccagagatacctctccgacaatcggagtgacaaatcctaatctcgaaatacgccaacccaacatgtaccttcggagacacctgtagagctcctttataatcacccagttatgttgtgatgtttggtagcacacaaagtgttcttccggtaaacgggagttgcataatctcatagtcataggaacatgtataagtcatgaagaaagcagtagcaacatactaaacgatcaagtgctaaggctaacagaatgggtcaagtcaatcacatcattctcctaatgatgtgatcccgttaatcaaataacaactcatgtctatggttaggaaacttaaccatctttgattaatgatctagtcaagtagaggcatactagtgacattatgtttgtctatgtattcacacatctattatatttccggttaatacaattctagcatgaataataaacatttatcatgaaataaggaaataaataataactttattattgcctctagggcatatttccttcagtctcccacttgcactagagtcaataatctagttcacatcatcatgtgatttaacaccaatattcacatctgtatgtgattaatacccatagatcacatcgtcatgtgatcgacacccaaagggtttactagattcaataatatagttcacatcgctatgtgattaacacccaaagagtactaaggtatgatcatgttttgctcgtgagagaagtttagtcaacgagtctgtcacattcagagccgtatgtattttgcaaatattctatgtcttcaatgctctgcacggatctactctagctaattgctcccactttcaatatgtatccagattgagacttagagtcatctggatcagtgtaaaagtttgcatcgatgtaacttttacgacgaactcttttatcacctccgtaatcgagaaacatctccttagtcctcactaaggatattcttaaccgttgtccagtggtctactattagatcaaaattatattcctttgccaaactcagaggaaggtatacaataggtctggtatacagcatagcatactttatagaacctatgactgaggcatagggaatgactttcattcttcttttctattttctgccgtggtcgggatttgagtcttactcaatttcacacctttgcaacacagacaagaactctttctttgacgactgttccattttgaactatttcaaaatcttgataaggtatgtacttattgaataacttatcaagcgtcttgatctatctcaatagatcttgatgctcaatatgtacgtagctttactaaggtctttctttttaaagaactcctttcaaatactcctttatgctttccagaagaattctacatcatttctgatcaacaatatatatttatcagaaaggcggtagtgctcccactcactttattgtaaatacaggcttcaccgcaagtctatataaaactatatgctttgatcaactcatcaaagtgtatattccaactccgagatgcttgcaccagtccattgatggatcgctggagcttgcacattttgttagcacctttaggattaacaaaaccttctggttgcattatatacaactcttctttaaaaatccattaaggaatgcagttttgacatccatttgccagatttcataaaatgtggcaattgctaacatgattcggacagacttaagcatcgatacgagtgagaaaatctcatcgtattcaacaccttgaacttgtcgaaaacctttcgcaacaagtcgagcttagtagatagtaacactactatcagtgtctgtcttccacttgaagatccatttatttaatatggcttgctgatcatcgagcaagttaaTCAAagccatactttgttctcatacatggatcatatctcagattttgtggcctcaagccatttcgtggaatctgggctcatcatcgcttcctcatagttcgtaggttcatcatggtctagtaacatgacttctagaacaggattaccgtaccactttggtgcggatcttattctagaagacctacgaggttcggtagtaacttgatctgaagcttcatgatcatcatcattagcttcatcactaattggtgtaggaatcacaggaactgatttctgtgatgaactactttccaataagggagcaggtacagttacctcatcaagttctactttcctcccactcacttctttcgagagaaactccttctctagaaaggatccattcttagcaacaaagattttcccttcggatctgtgatagaaggtgtacccaacagtttcctttgggtattctatgaagacgcacttctccgatttgggttcgagcttatcaggttgaaactttttcacataagcatcgcaacccaaaactttaagaaatgacaactttggtttcttgccaaaccacagttcataaggcgtcgtcttaacggattttgatggtgccctattgaaagtaaatgcagctgtctctaatgcataaccccaaaacaatagtggtatatcggtaagagacatcatagattgcactatatccaataaagtacggttatgacgttcggacacaccattacgttgtggtgttccaggtggcgtgagctgtgaaactattccacattgttttatatgaaggccaaactcgtaactcaaatatttgtctccgtgatcaaatcactgaaactttattttcttgttacgatgattcttcacttcactctgaaattctttgaacttttcaaaatgtttcatacatgtgcttcattaagtagatatactcatatctgctcaaatcatcttgtgaaggtcagaaaataacgatactcgccacgagcatcaacactcattggattgcatacatcagtatgtattatttccaataaatcagcagcttgttccattgttccgaagaacggagttttagtcatcttgcccaaaaggcacagttcgcaagcatcaaatgattcataatcaagtgattccaaaagtccatctttatggagtttcttcatgcgctttacaccgatatgaacgaaacggcagtgccacaaataagttgcactatcattatcaactttgcatcttttggcatcaatattatgaatatgtgtatcactatgaccgagatccaacaaactattttcgttgggtgtatgaccatcgaaggttttattcatgtaaacagaataacaattattctttgactttaaatgaataactgtattgcaataaacatgatcaaatcatatttatgctcaacgcaaacgccaaataacattttatttaggtttaacactaatcccgaaagtatagggagtgtgtgatgatgatcatatcaatcttggaaccacttccaacacacatcgtcacttcacccttaactagtctctgtttattctgtaactcctgtttcgagttactaatttttagcaaccgaacaagtatcaaatactcaggggctactataaacactagtaagctACACGTCAATAACTTGCATATCAAttataccctttttcactttgccatccttcttatccaccaaatattcagggcatttccgcttccagtgaccatttcctttgcagtagaagcacatagtttcaggctttggtccagctttgggcttcttcacgggagtgaaaacttgcttgccattctgcttgaagttccctttctttcccttcgccctttttcttgaaactagtgatcttgtcaatcattaacacttgatgctcttttcttgatttctaccttcgtcgatttcagcatcacgaatagctcgggaatcattttcgtcatcccttgcattatagttcatcatgaagttccagtaacttggtgatggtgactagagaactctgccaatcactatcttatctggaagattaactcccacttgattcaaccgattgttagtactcagacaatctaagcacttgctcattagttgagcaattctcctccatctttttagctatagaacttgttggagacttcatatctctcaactcgggtatttgcttgaaatattaacttcaactcctggaacatctcatatggtccatgacgttcaaaatgtctttgaagtcccgattctaagctgttaagcatggtgcactaaactatcaagtagtcatcacattgagctagccaaacgttcataacgtttgcatctgctcctgcaataggttttttcacctagcggtgcatcaaggacataatttttctgtgcagcaacgaggataatcctcagatcacggatcgaattcgcatcattgctactaatatctttcaacttagttttctctaggaacacatgtaaaaacatagggaagcaacaacgtgagctattgatctataacataatttgcaaaatactaccaggactaagttcatgataaattcaagttcaattaatcatattacttaagaactcccacttagatagacatctctctagtcatctaagtgatcacgtgatccaaatcaactaaaccatgtccgatcatcacgtgagatggggtagtttcaatggtgaacatcactatgttgatcatatctactatatgattcacgttcgacctttcggtctccgtgttccgaggccatatctgtatatgctaggctcgtcaagtttaacctgagtattccgcgtgtgcaactgttttgcacccgttgtatttgaacgtagagcctatcacacccgatcatcacgtggtgtctcagcacgaagacttttgcaacggtgcatactcagggagaatacttcttgataattagtgagagatcatcttaaaatgctactgtcaatcaaagcaagataagatgcataaaggataaacatcacatgcaatcaatataagtgatatgatatggccatcatcatcttgtgcttgtgatatccatctccgaagcaccgtcgtgatcaccatcgtcaccggcgcaacaccttgatctccatcgtagcatcgttgtcgtttacgccatgtATTGTTTCTACTACTATCGCTaccatttagtgataaagtaaagcaattacagggcatttgcatttcatacaataaagcgacaaccatatggctcctgccagttgccgataactttggttacaaaacatgatcatctcatacaataaaatatagcatcacgtcttgaccatatcacatcacaacatgccctgcaaaaacaagttagacgtcctctactttgttgttgcaagttttacgtggctgctacgggctgagcaagaaccgttcttacctacgcatcaaaaccacaatgatagttcgtcaagttagtgttgttttaaccttcgtaaggaccaggcgtagccacactcggttcacctAAAATTGGAGAagcagacacccgctagtcacctgtgtgcaaagcacggcggtaaaaccagtctcgcgtaagcgtacgcgtaatgtcggtccgggccgcttcatccaacaataccgctgaaccaaagtatgacatgctggtaagcagtatatgacttgtatcgtccacaactcacttgtgttctactcgtgcatataacatctacgcataaaacctaggctcggatgccactgttggggaacgtagtaatttcaaaaatttcctacgcacacgcaagatcatggtgatgcatagcaacgagaggggagagtgtgtccatgtaccctcatagaccgaaagcgaaagcgttatgacaacgcggttgatgtagtcgtacgtcttcacgatccgaccgttccaagtaccgaacgtacggcacctccgagttcagcacatgttcagctcgatgacaatccccggactccgatccagcagggtgtcggggatgagttccgtcagcacgatggtgtggtgatgatgatgatgttctaccgatgcagggcttcgcctaagcaccgcaacgatatgaccgaggtggaatatggtggagggggcaccgcacacggctaaggaacgatcacgaagatcaacttgtgtgtctatggggtgccccctgcccccgtatataaaggagcaagggaggaggaggctggccctaggaggggttgcaccaagtgtggagtcctactaggactccctagtcctagtaggattccacctcctatatggaataggaaaagaggaagggaaaaagaagaaggaaggaagggggcgccccccttccctagtccaattcggaccagaccaaggggaggggtgcggccacccttgaggcccttttccttctttcccatatggcccaataaggcccaatacgtattcccgtaactctccggtactccgaaaaatagccgaatcactcggaacctttccgatgtccgagtatagtcgtccaatatatcgatctttacgtctcgaccattttgagactcctcgttatgtccccgatctcatccgggactctgaactccttcggtacatcaaaactcataatataactgtcatcgaaaccttaagcgtgtggaccctacgggttcaagaactatgtagacatgaccgagacacgtttctggtcaataaccaatagcggaacctggatgctcatattggctcccacatattctacgaagatctttatcggtcaaaccgcataacaacatacgttgttccctttgtcatcggtatgttacttgcccgagattcgatcttcggtatccaatacctagttcaatctcgttaccggcaagtctctttactcgttcgtaatacatcatcttgcaactaactcattagtcacattgcttgcaaggcttatagtgatgtgcattaccgagagggcccagagatacctctccgacaatcagagtgacaaatcctaatctcgaaatacgccaacccaacatgtaccttcggagacacctgtagagctcctttataatcacccagttacgttgtgatgtttggtagcacacaaagtgttcttccggtaaacgggagttgcataatctcatagtcataggaacatgtataagtcatgaagaaagcagtagcaacatactaacgatcaagtgctaaggctaacggaatgggtcaagtcaatcacatcattctcctaatgatgtgatcccgttaatcaaataacaactcatgtctatggttcggaaacttaaccatctttgattaatgagctagtcaagtagaggcatactagtgacattatgtttgtctatgtattcacacatgtattatgtttccggttaatacaattctagcatgaataataaacatttatcatgaaataaggaaataaataataactttattattacctctagggcatatttccttcacttagttCCTTTTAGACCAATGAATCACGTTTTAATATAGGTCAGTTTTGTTAATACCAAAGAACGAACCGAGTTGACCGAATATGGAATAGAGAAAAAACCCGGAAATGCGGAGTAAATTCGGTTATCGGATATGGAAGACTGATTTTTTGGAAGACCGAAATGACCAGACCAAACAAACCGTACAGACTAATGCTCAGACTTATACATGTAGTTGGAGGGAGCGGTGATTATATTTACCATAAATATGCATCATTTAATAAATTTAATACGTATTAACAGTACTAAAGAAACACAAGATTCAGAAACACACAACTTTATGCAAGGAAAAATGTAGAGATACGCTTTGCATAAAACCGGCATCACAAACATCatggattaaaacttgtattaatacGAGCCTTCTTGCAGTATCGCTTCTTAGAAATACGGTATGCATGTAGCCATGCCGACGTACGTTCGAGATCCGGTCACAAATAGCGTATCGGCGACCACCAATATGAACGTAGACTATGCGTAGTACGTAGATACACCCCCAACTGGGCAAGACAGAGTCCATCTGGCCAGTAGTACCCTGCGGACCACGCCACTCGTCGCCTGGTGCTAAACCCTTTCCGTCTGCGACTGTTTCAGCAATTTAATTAGGAGCCTGATGGTCGATGGGACGACTCACGAGGATTGATTGGGGTTGGGAGCTGCTCGACTACTAGGGCTTGCCGGACTAAGTTTTTTTGGGCCTAATTCCTATATGATAACGGAAAAAAAATCTCAAGTTCTGGGTGTGCCACATCCCACCCGACACACTCTCTAACTACGTCGCTGGCTCACATGGAGGATGCCAAGGCAGTGGCCCCGGGGTTACGGCGGATATTGTAGGTCGGCTCGTGCACACGTGGATAGGCAGCGGCCAAGTTCAGACCATGGCATGGGTGCCCCCCGATGGTTGTGGAAGCCGTCTATGATGGGAAAACGACCCACCCTTTGATAATCACGGCCATGGGCACCACCCTATGAGGGCTACTTCCCGTTTTTTGACCTGATACCGAATTACTAGTAAATCCTTAGCAGTAGACAACATCCATTAATCCCGCGGGCTCACACGCTCCTGCATCCAGCCCTCGATGCTTATCAATCTTGTGTACCTGAGTCCCCGACCCCGTCTCCTGAGCCCTTCTCTTGAATCCTAAAAGTCTCAGTGTAAGTACCTCATATAATTGTGCCCTTAGTTCTTTTTAGATCAACGAATCATATTGTATTTTTTTTATGAAATCGGCCTGTTCTCTCAATACCAAAGACCGAACCAAATTGACCGAGAACCGAatagagagagaaaaaagaaaaaatgtggAAGACTGACTTTTTAGAAGACCGAAATGACTAGACCGTACAGACTAACGCTCGGACTTATACATGTAGATGGAGGGACTGGTGAGTATATTTATCATAAATATGCATCCTTTAATAAATTTAATATGTATTAACAGTACTAAAGAAATACAAGATACAGATACACACAACTTCATGCAGGAAAATGCAGAGATACGCTCTCCATAAAACCGGCATCATGGGTTAAAGCTGGTATTATTACGAGCCTTCTCGCAGTATCGCTATTCAGGAATACGGCAATGCTTGCAGCCATGCTCAGATACGTTCAAGATCCGGTCACAAAAAACGCAAACGGCGACCAGTATGCACGTAGACGATGCGTAGTACGTAGGTACACCCCCAACTGGACAAAGCAGAGTCCGTCCAGCCAGCAGGACCGGCGGACCACGCCACTCGTCGCCTACCCTTTCCTTCCGCCTCTCCGCCACCACCACTGGCGCGAAACCCCGCACGCATCCGTCCAGTCGAGTCTTCCCACAGCCCACGCGCCACGCGACCTACACCTCAACTTCCCATCcatttctccctctctctctctccaatccGTCTCCCTAACTGCAGATTTGTCTCCCCTTTCGCCGCGCGCGGGCGGGGGAGGAATCCTTTTCTCATTTCTGTTCCGCCTCCTCCCAACTCATCCGCCGCGCCGCGCGCCTCCTTCCCCCTGTGCCTTGCCGCCGCTGGATCCTTTTCCTTGCCTTTTCCTTCCTTTTTCCCCGCGCATGCACGGGGACGGCCTCTTGTGATTGATTCACGCGCCAATGGGGGACGCGTCCACCTCCGCCGCTCCCGCCACGCCCACCTCCACGCTCATCTGCCTCGAGGACGGCAACGACCTCTTCCTCGACGACGATAGCCCCGACGGCGGCTTGGCGGACTCGCGCCTCGCCGCCGACGACGGTCTCCTGCTCCTCGACCGCGACGACGAGTACGTCGCGCTCATGCTCTccaaggagggcgccggcggcggcggcacgtgGGGTGAGGAGCTGGACGAGTGGACCAAGGCCGCGCGCGCCGTGTGCGTCGACTGGATTGTCAAGGTGCTGCGCGCCGTCTTTCCACACCCGCCCTTTTTTTCCCCAGACGAAATTTGTTGTCAAAACCGGATCTTTGTTCAATGGTTTCCATATGCGTGCTTGTTGGCAGACGAACGCGAGGTTCCTCTTCAGCGGGAAGACGGCGTACGTGGCGGTGACGTACCTCGATCGGTTCTTGGCGCAGCGGCGAGTCGATGTACGTAATAATTAATCACCCTGCGCCGCCATTGCCTTCCTCCTCTGTTCTGCTCTGCTCCGTTCTGTTCTTTTCTGTGGTGCCGTCGAGTGTTCGATGTAATGCCTGACTCCGCATTGCCGTTTTTGGGGATCCAGAGGGGGAAGGAGTGGGCTCTGCAGCTCCTCTCGGTGGCGTGCCTGTCGCTGGCGGCCAAGGTGGAGGAGCACCGGGTGCCGCGGCTGCCGGAGTTCCGGCCGGACGAGTACGACTTCGACAGCGCCTCCATCCTGCGCATGGAGCTCCTCGTCCTCGGCACCCTCAAGTGGCAGATGATCGCCGGCACCCCGTTCCCGTACCTGAGCTGCTTCGTGGCCAGGTTCCGGCACGACGAGCGCAAGGCCATCGTCCTGCGCGCCGTCAAGTGCATCTTCGCCTCCATCAAAGGTCAGAGACCATTCTCCCGTTCCACCCCATCATCCCATCGGATCGGATCATACTAAAAAGAGCTCTCGTGTGTGTGTGCAGCGAT is a genomic window containing:
- the LOC123093068 gene encoding cyclin-D5-3 — encoded protein: MGDASTSAAPATPTSTLICLEDGNDLFLDDDSPDGGLADSRLAADDGLLLLDRDDEYVALMLSKEGAGGGGTWGEELDEWTKAARAVCVDWIVKTNARFLFSGKTAYVAVTYLDRFLAQRRVDRGKEWALQLLSVACLSLAAKVEEHRVPRLPEFRPDEYDFDSASILRMELLVLGTLKWQMIAGTPFPYLSCFVARFRHDERKAIVLRAVKCIFASIKAMSSVEYQPSTMALASILVARGGREGTGTAPNLEEELKAILGSSWQQLHTGHVYSCYSVMIQEEDRSTQSGREVASSGVSAAAPAGSPGTSVAMAMVRGGVVEQDPVERAG